One Parageobacillus sp. KH3-4 genomic region harbors:
- a CDS encoding YueH family protein, translating into MKIRKAVLFDERTPTNVYIYENKKEEYIVVAIPDLEWSLLVRYDEETEMLKERLASSLTKAVPQEHMETLVNKLLYWVHEM; encoded by the coding sequence ATGAAAATTCGAAAAGCGGTATTATTTGATGAACGGACGCCAACCAATGTTTACATTTATGAAAATAAAAAGGAAGAATATATTGTTGTAGCTATTCCCGACCTCGAATGGTCGCTTTTGGTCCGCTACGATGAGGAAACGGAAATGTTAAAGGAACGATTAGCATCATCATTGACGAAAGCAGTTCCGCAAGAGCATATGGAAACGCTTGTAAACAAACTATTATATTGGGTGCACGAAATGTAA
- a CDS encoding GGDEF domain-containing phosphodiesterase gives MTRNRFLYDIVVDEQLLFTIMNELFDVVFLMKVEAGPKFRYVRVSSHALYLANLTEKDIGKCIEDVYPKEIASYLNKQYRKAFETRKIVTYRDQVNINGELRIAESMIVPTFKEDGTIPYMICFTRDITEQIAREKQLEEIHQLFHSFLEQSHDAIVMFDLTGRILRVNREVERLLGWSEKEVVTKKIADFLPGYHARLQRSLQKLSRGQSLTSARLSLIRKDGKKVYVSANVTPVFGKDGTVVAGLSMLRDITDFIQVQEQLQQSEELYRKVIEFLPDPIIIQVDGTIHYMNPAGLEMVKAEQMDFVKGKRLSDFLEKREQQENEWVLTSLCGEQKEVDVKETSIDYYGQSAQFLIIRDLSEQKSKEKKIEFMAQYDPLTVLPNRNYLREKLNELLLRHTSIAVLLIDINRFQFINDFLGHVNGDELLKELARRLKKIQSEQVFLARIGDDEFAVVCTYQKQEEVNWLLKKLDRLLNEPYFIAGEKLNVTINIGVSYAHDADRSVETLLNNAGKAVYYAKTNGVHRVVQYQSKLHDIFVKRIRLENDLQTALENNEFSLYYQPKVNVQTGAISVEALIRWEHPQLGMVSPAEFIPIAEETNMIEKIGKWVLQQSCNDLKHLHKNGFSALKMAVNLSARQFMDSSLKATVSNILTSADVPPSSFVFEITETTIMKEPNEVIRILQALKEQGIMIAIDDFGVSYSSLNYLNRFPIDAVKIDRSFIRDFHENRKGAEIVEAIISLAHRLNLSVTAEGVETEEQVRFLLEKGCDEMQGYYFSRPVPLAQLPSVLMKLQSFVGKWR, from the coding sequence ATGACTCGAAATCGATTTCTTTATGACATCGTTGTTGATGAGCAGCTGCTGTTTACGATTATGAACGAGCTATTCGATGTAGTGTTTTTAATGAAAGTGGAAGCAGGACCTAAATTTCGTTATGTTCGTGTTAGTTCTCATGCGCTTTATTTAGCGAATTTGACCGAAAAAGATATCGGAAAATGCATCGAGGATGTTTATCCAAAGGAAATTGCTTCGTATTTAAATAAACAATATCGAAAAGCGTTTGAAACGAGGAAGATTGTTACATATCGCGACCAAGTGAATATCAACGGTGAATTGCGAATTGCTGAGTCGATGATTGTGCCTACATTTAAAGAGGATGGAACGATTCCGTATATGATTTGTTTTACTCGGGATATTACAGAACAAATTGCTCGTGAAAAACAGCTTGAGGAAATTCATCAGCTGTTTCATTCGTTTCTTGAACAGTCGCACGATGCGATTGTGATGTTTGATTTGACTGGACGGATTTTGCGGGTTAACCGTGAAGTAGAACGGCTGTTGGGCTGGAGCGAGAAAGAAGTAGTTACAAAAAAAATCGCCGATTTTTTGCCGGGATATCATGCCAGACTGCAGCGAAGCTTGCAGAAGCTTAGCCGCGGTCAAAGTTTAACGTCTGCTCGTTTGTCGCTGATACGAAAAGATGGGAAAAAAGTGTATGTATCCGCAAATGTTACTCCAGTTTTCGGAAAGGATGGCACAGTAGTCGCAGGATTGTCGATGCTTCGCGATATCACCGACTTTATTCAAGTACAGGAGCAGCTTCAACAAAGCGAGGAATTATACCGGAAAGTAATCGAATTTTTGCCTGATCCTATTATCATTCAAGTCGATGGGACGATTCACTACATGAATCCGGCCGGACTGGAAATGGTAAAGGCCGAACAGATGGACTTTGTAAAAGGGAAAAGGCTAAGCGATTTTCTCGAAAAACGCGAACAGCAGGAAAATGAATGGGTATTAACATCGTTATGCGGGGAACAAAAAGAAGTCGACGTGAAGGAAACGTCCATTGATTACTACGGACAAAGCGCGCAATTTCTTATTATTCGCGACCTATCGGAGCAAAAGAGCAAAGAGAAAAAAATTGAATTTATGGCACAATATGATCCTCTTACGGTGCTTCCAAACCGTAATTATTTAAGGGAAAAGCTGAATGAACTGCTGCTTCGGCATACTAGTATCGCTGTGCTATTAATCGATATTAACCGCTTTCAGTTTATTAATGATTTTCTTGGTCATGTAAACGGTGATGAACTGTTAAAGGAATTGGCGCGGCGGTTGAAAAAAATCCAGTCAGAACAAGTGTTTTTGGCGAGAATTGGCGATGATGAGTTTGCGGTTGTTTGTACATATCAAAAACAAGAAGAAGTGAACTGGCTGCTAAAAAAACTTGATCGTTTGCTGAATGAGCCGTATTTCATTGCCGGGGAAAAGCTAAATGTCACGATAAATATCGGGGTAAGCTATGCACATGATGCGGATCGTTCGGTAGAAACGTTGCTAAATAATGCGGGAAAAGCGGTTTATTATGCGAAAACGAATGGTGTCCATCGTGTTGTCCAATATCAATCGAAATTACATGATATTTTTGTAAAGCGAATTCGTTTAGAAAACGATTTGCAAACAGCTCTTGAAAATAACGAATTTTCACTTTATTACCAGCCAAAGGTAAATGTTCAGACAGGCGCGATCAGCGTTGAAGCGCTGATCCGCTGGGAGCATCCGCAGCTAGGCATGGTAAGCCCGGCGGAATTTATTCCAATCGCTGAAGAGACAAATATGATTGAGAAAATCGGAAAATGGGTGCTCCAGCAATCATGCAATGATTTGAAACATTTACATAAAAATGGATTTTCTGCGCTGAAAATGGCTGTTAATTTATCGGCGAGACAATTTATGGACAGCTCGCTAAAAGCTACAGTGTCCAATATTTTAACGAGCGCCGATGTTCCGCCATCATCGTTTGTTTTCGAAATTACGGAAACGACGATTATGAAAGAGCCGAATGAAGTGATTCGTATTTTACAAGCGCTAAAAGAGCAAGGAATTATGATTGCCATCGATGATTTTGGTGTCAGCTACTCTTCACTAAATTATTTAAATCGTTTTCCAATTGACGCGGTGAAAATAGACCGCTCTTTTATCCGCGATTTTCACGAAAATCGAAAAGGGGCGGAGATTGTGGAGGCGATTATCTCGCTTGCGCACCGATTAAATTTAAGCGTGACCGCCGAAGGAGTGGAAACGGAAGAGCAAGTCCGTTTTTTACTGGAAAAAGGCTGTGATGAGATGCAAGGATATTATTTTAGTCGCCCCGTACCGTTGGCACAATTGCCAAGTGTACTGATGAAGCTGCAATCATTTGTTGGAAAATGGAGATAA
- a CDS encoding nitroreductase family protein yields MVNTISTPAKDFFAVIDERQSVRKYDPNVSISKEELRDIIEMAGKAPSAWNLQHWHFVIIHGKEAQQRLYPIANHQQQVVDASAVIAVLGDLEAYKNTDAVYDSLVNEGAMSQEIKERIAQQIEAAYRNKQYARDAAFNNASLAAMQLMLVATAKGWATCPIGGFNAEQFKQEFHIPERYIPIMLITIGKSVAPARRTTRLPIETITTWIER; encoded by the coding sequence ATGGTAAACACTATTTCCACGCCCGCAAAAGACTTTTTTGCTGTCATTGACGAGCGGCAATCTGTTCGGAAATACGACCCAAACGTTTCCATTAGCAAAGAAGAACTGCGCGACATCATTGAAATGGCAGGAAAAGCGCCGTCAGCATGGAACTTGCAACATTGGCATTTTGTCATCATTCATGGAAAAGAAGCGCAACAACGTCTATACCCAATCGCCAATCATCAACAGCAAGTTGTCGATGCTTCCGCCGTCATTGCTGTATTAGGTGATTTAGAAGCGTATAAAAATACGGACGCGGTATATGATTCATTAGTAAATGAAGGAGCAATGTCGCAAGAAATAAAAGAAAGAATCGCGCAGCAAATCGAAGCGGCATACAGAAATAAACAATATGCCCGTGATGCAGCATTTAACAACGCCTCGCTCGCCGCTATGCAGCTTATGCTAGTTGCTACGGCAAAAGGATGGGCGACGTGCCCGATCGGCGGCTTTAACGCTGAACAATTTAAACAAGAATTTCATATTCCTGAACGTTATATTCCGATTATGCTCATTACAATCGGCAAAAGCGTCGCTCCTGCCCGCCGTACAACACGGTTGCCTATTGAAACAATCACCACATGGATAGAGCGATAA